One Curtobacterium sp. MCLR17_007 DNA window includes the following coding sequences:
- a CDS encoding Mrp/NBP35 family ATP-binding protein, giving the protein MADATVPQDDQQLGAAVFAALGRVIDPEIRRPVTELDMIRGVDVGPGGSVRVDLQLTIVGCPAADTIERDVRAAAGGVAGVIDVDVDVSVMAPEVRRALTERLREGRPQGVQFTPDSLTRVIAVTSGKGGVGKSTVTVNLAVALARRGQRVGIVDVDVHGFSVPGLMGLTDRHGVAPRPTRVDQMILPPVAHDVKVVSIGMFVDDVSTAVSWRGPMLHRTVNQFLSDVWFGDLDVLLLDMPPGTGDVAISVGQLLPHAEVLVVTTPQAAAADVAERSGIVARQTGQRVIGVVENMSGLVQPDGSVLHLFGEGGGDETARRLSRGQDSPVPVLGRVPLSVPLRQGGDTGVPVVLGAPEDPASRALLGIADGLTAMGRGLAGRKLGLSPR; this is encoded by the coding sequence GTGGCTGACGCCACGGTTCCGCAGGACGACCAGCAGCTCGGTGCCGCCGTGTTCGCTGCGCTCGGACGTGTCATCGACCCCGAGATCCGGCGGCCCGTCACGGAGCTCGACATGATCCGTGGTGTCGACGTCGGTCCGGGAGGCTCGGTGCGGGTCGACCTGCAGCTCACGATCGTCGGGTGCCCGGCCGCCGACACGATCGAGCGGGACGTGCGAGCGGCCGCCGGAGGCGTCGCCGGGGTGATCGACGTGGACGTCGACGTGTCCGTGATGGCGCCGGAGGTCCGCCGGGCGCTGACGGAGCGACTGCGCGAAGGCCGGCCCCAGGGCGTGCAGTTCACCCCCGACTCGCTCACGCGCGTGATCGCGGTGACGAGCGGCAAGGGCGGCGTCGGCAAGTCGACGGTCACCGTGAACCTGGCCGTCGCACTCGCCCGCCGCGGCCAGCGGGTCGGCATCGTGGACGTCGACGTCCACGGGTTCAGCGTCCCCGGGTTGATGGGCCTGACCGACCGACACGGCGTCGCGCCCCGCCCGACCCGGGTCGACCAGATGATCCTGCCGCCCGTCGCCCACGACGTGAAGGTCGTCTCGATCGGCATGTTCGTCGACGACGTCTCGACCGCGGTCTCCTGGCGCGGACCGATGCTGCACCGCACCGTCAACCAGTTCCTGTCCGACGTGTGGTTCGGCGACCTCGACGTGCTGCTGCTCGACATGCCGCCGGGCACCGGTGACGTCGCGATCTCGGTCGGGCAGCTGCTCCCCCACGCCGAGGTCCTGGTCGTCACCACCCCGCAGGCGGCTGCGGCCGACGTCGCGGAGCGCAGCGGCATCGTCGCCCGGCAGACGGGTCAGCGGGTCATCGGCGTGGTCGAGAACATGTCCGGGCTCGTCCAGCCGGACGGCTCGGTGCTCCACCTGTTCGGCGAGGGCGGCGGCGACGAGACCGCACGACGGCTCTCCCGCGGGCAGGACTCCCCCGTCCCCGTGCTCGGCCGGGTACCGCTCTCCGTGCCGCTCCGTCAGGGCGGCGACACCGGCGTGCCCGTGGTCCTCGGCGCCCCCGAGGACCCGGCCTCCCGGGCACTGCTCGGCATCGCCGACGGCCTGACGGCGATGGGCCGGGGCCTGGCCGGACGGAAGCTCGGGCTCTCCCCCCGCTAG
- a CDS encoding DUF1003 domain-containing protein codes for MARTDENTRLDSPKGMRTSVLPTRRRKGSGDAFGRATEGIARAMGTPWFLIGLTLFCVVWMGWNTLSPKAWQFDSAAIGFTALTLVLSLQASYAAPLILLAQNRQDDRDRVQFEQDRQRAERNLADTEYLAREVVALRLAMRDMASKDFIRAELRSLLEELDRRDAIDEGEPGRTADVRG; via the coding sequence GTGGCACGAACGGATGAGAACACCCGGCTCGACTCGCCGAAGGGCATGCGAACGAGCGTGCTGCCGACCCGCCGCCGCAAGGGCAGCGGCGACGCGTTCGGTCGGGCCACCGAAGGCATTGCGCGTGCCATGGGAACGCCCTGGTTCCTGATCGGCCTGACCCTGTTCTGCGTGGTGTGGATGGGGTGGAACACGCTGTCCCCGAAGGCCTGGCAGTTCGACTCCGCCGCCATCGGCTTCACCGCCCTGACGCTCGTGCTGTCCCTGCAGGCCTCGTACGCGGCGCCGCTGATCCTCCTCGCTCAGAACCGGCAGGACGACCGCGACCGCGTGCAGTTCGAACAGGACCGACAGCGCGCGGAACGGAACCTGGCCGACACCGAGTACCTGGCCCGCGAGGTCGTCGCACTGCGTCTGGCGATGCGCGACATGGCGTCGAAGGACTTCATCCGCGCCGAACTCCGGTCGCTGCTCGAGGAGCTCGACCGACGCGACGCGATCGACGAGGGCGAACCGGGACGCACGGCGGACGTCCGTGGCTGA
- a CDS encoding CBS domain-containing protein encodes MSASKVFVARLAGCSVFDPAGDRVGRVRDVLVVYRRVDPPHVVGLIVEVPGKRRIFVSIGRITSIGAGQVITTGLVNMRRFEQRGGEVRVIAEMLGRKVLITKDRIRATIEDIAIEDRGQGDWEVAQLFLRKPKTTPSPFGKGPTTFATWNEVTEDELPGESQSAEHVIAAYSDLVAADLASTLLDLPVERRLEVAEELPDDRLADVLEEMPDQERVEILSSLEDARAADVLDQMQPDDAADLLAELSDERSEALLQLMEPEEAQDVRMLLEYEPDTAGGLMTTEPVIVSADATVAEGLALIRRHELAPALGASVCVTLPPYEPPTGRFLGLVHFQRMLRYPPNERLGTLIDQQTEPVRVDASAAEVTRVMATYNLVSVPVVDDAHRLVGVVTIDDVLDHVLPDDWRSRGDDDAARPRTRARRTPVTTGRRTTRGTNG; translated from the coding sequence GTGAGCGCCTCGAAGGTATTCGTCGCCCGCCTGGCCGGGTGCTCCGTCTTCGACCCCGCTGGCGATCGCGTCGGCAGGGTCCGGGACGTCCTGGTCGTCTACCGGCGGGTCGATCCCCCGCACGTCGTGGGGCTGATCGTCGAGGTCCCCGGCAAGCGGCGCATCTTCGTCAGCATCGGTCGGATCACCTCGATCGGCGCCGGACAGGTCATCACGACCGGCCTGGTCAACATGCGGCGCTTCGAACAGCGCGGCGGCGAGGTCCGGGTCATCGCGGAGATGCTCGGGCGCAAGGTGCTCATCACGAAGGACCGCATCCGCGCCACGATCGAGGACATCGCGATCGAGGACCGCGGGCAGGGCGACTGGGAAGTCGCACAGCTCTTCCTCCGCAAGCCCAAGACCACGCCGTCGCCGTTCGGCAAGGGCCCGACCACCTTCGCCACCTGGAACGAGGTGACCGAGGACGAGCTGCCGGGCGAGTCGCAGTCGGCCGAGCACGTCATCGCCGCGTACTCGGACCTGGTGGCCGCCGACCTGGCCTCGACGCTGCTCGACCTGCCGGTAGAACGCCGGCTCGAGGTCGCCGAGGAACTCCCGGACGACCGGCTCGCCGACGTGCTCGAGGAGATGCCCGACCAGGAGCGGGTCGAGATCCTCTCGTCGCTCGAGGACGCCCGTGCCGCCGACGTCCTCGACCAGATGCAGCCCGACGACGCCGCCGACCTGCTCGCCGAGCTCTCCGACGAACGGAGCGAAGCCCTCCTGCAGCTCATGGAGCCGGAAGAGGCGCAGGACGTCCGCATGCTGCTCGAGTACGAGCCGGACACGGCCGGTGGTCTGATGACGACCGAGCCGGTGATCGTCTCCGCCGACGCCACGGTGGCCGAGGGGCTCGCCCTCATCCGACGGCACGAGCTCGCTCCCGCCCTCGGTGCGAGTGTCTGCGTCACACTGCCGCCGTACGAACCGCCCACCGGCCGCTTCCTGGGCCTCGTGCACTTCCAGCGCATGCTGCGGTACCCGCCGAACGAACGCCTCGGCACGCTCATCGACCAGCAGACCGAACCGGTCCGCGTCGACGCCAGCGCCGCCGAGGTCACGCGCGTGATGGCCACCTACAACCTCGTGTCCGTGCCCGTGGTCGACGACGCCCACCGTCTGGTCGGGGTGGTGACGATCGACGACGTGCTCGACCACGTCCTCCCCGATGACTGGCGAAGTCGCGGGGACGACGACGCAGCACGCCCCCGCACCCGCGCTCGCAGGACCCCCGTGACGACGGGCAGGAGGACCACTCGTGGCACGAACGGATGA
- a CDS encoding general stress protein gives MSTQSPFRGRTAQVFPTLPRGDVLGTFDSYPGAQAVVAKLAESDFPVNKLSIVGNDLKTVERVTGKMTYGRAAIAGALSGLWLGIFFGIVLTLFSPTAGGLILAAAIIGAAFGMLYGIVSFAITKRQRDFTSVHQVLATNYQIIVDPQLVGQAQRILGQSGATPHAAWNPGQQQAPFQGQQQPPFQGQQQPWRPGPGPSGQAQGSPYGGQSTPHNQPASSGQSGQSGPGSQPRYGTNDGPRYGTNDGPRYGESAQPGQPAPSQRPAGPAQPSGPVAPRADQPPQYGERVSGANPAAPASSSDGSGSSDPARDEQRRDGDAESR, from the coding sequence GTGAGCACTCAGAGCCCCTTCCGCGGTCGTACGGCGCAGGTCTTCCCCACGCTGCCCCGCGGCGACGTCCTCGGCACCTTCGACAGCTACCCGGGAGCCCAGGCGGTCGTCGCCAAGCTCGCCGAGTCCGACTTCCCGGTCAACAAGCTCTCCATCGTCGGCAACGACCTCAAGACGGTCGAGCGGGTCACCGGCAAGATGACCTACGGTCGGGCCGCCATCGCTGGCGCGCTGTCCGGGCTGTGGCTCGGCATCTTCTTCGGCATCGTCCTGACCCTGTTCTCGCCGACCGCCGGCGGACTCATCCTGGCCGCGGCGATCATCGGTGCCGCGTTCGGCATGCTGTACGGCATCGTCTCGTTCGCCATCACGAAGCGCCAGCGGGACTTCACGAGCGTGCACCAGGTGCTCGCCACGAACTACCAGATCATCGTCGACCCGCAGCTCGTCGGGCAGGCGCAGCGGATCCTCGGCCAGTCCGGTGCGACCCCGCACGCCGCGTGGAACCCCGGGCAGCAGCAGGCCCCGTTCCAGGGACAGCAGCAGCCGCCGTTCCAGGGGCAGCAGCAGCCGTGGCGGCCGGGCCCCGGTCCGTCCGGCCAGGCGCAGGGCTCGCCCTACGGCGGGCAGTCGACCCCGCACAACCAGCCCGCGAGCTCCGGCCAGAGCGGTCAGTCGGGTCCGGGTTCGCAGCCCCGGTACGGCACGAACGACGGCCCCCGGTACGGCACGAACGACGGGCCCCGCTACGGAGAGTCCGCGCAGCCGGGTCAGCCGGCGCCGTCGCAGCGACCTGCGGGACCGGCGCAGCCGTCCGGTCCGGTTGCTCCGCGCGCCGACCAGCCGCCGCAGTACGGCGAGCGTGTGTCGGGTGCGAACCCGGCGGCTCCCGCGTCGTCGTCCGACGGGTCTGGCTCGTCCGATCCTGCACGTGACGAGCAGCGACGGGACGGGGACGCCGAGTCCCGCTGA
- a CDS encoding GNAT family N-acetyltransferase: MSTPDAPQHTDPRNIVIDVEHFDSPDAMRLRAAQRIEIDSTYGGDTEPGEKPTAESIAVFFVARDQDGTPLGCGGLRIVEDGITEIKRMYVRRESRGAGVATEILRRLEEAALDLGSPALVLETGPAQTRAIGFYEREGFTRIANFGPYVGAPLSACYSKVL, from the coding sequence GTGAGCACACCCGACGCCCCGCAGCACACGGACCCGCGCAACATCGTCATCGACGTCGAGCACTTCGACTCGCCCGATGCGATGCGGCTCCGGGCTGCACAGCGGATCGAGATCGACAGCACCTACGGTGGCGACACCGAACCGGGCGAGAAGCCCACGGCCGAGTCGATCGCGGTGTTCTTCGTCGCGCGCGACCAGGACGGCACGCCGCTCGGCTGCGGCGGGCTGCGCATCGTCGAGGACGGCATCACCGAGATCAAGCGGATGTACGTGCGGCGGGAGTCGCGGGGTGCCGGGGTCGCAACGGAGATCCTGCGGCGTCTCGAAGAGGCAGCGCTCGACCTGGGTTCACCGGCGCTCGTCCTCGAGACCGGTCCGGCGCAGACCCGTGCGATCGGTTTCTACGAACGCGAGGGCTTCACACGCATCGCGAACTTCGGACCCTACGTCGGTGCCCCGCTGTCCGCCTGCTACTCAAAGGTGCTCTAG
- a CDS encoding aminopeptidase P family protein, with translation MADTTPRATSNRSTTPGSSTFKDFIGSQWAERDRPIPAAREQAPFAAERRAALSALHTGRTIVVPAGTAKVRSNDCDYPFRPHSAFAHLTGWGTDTVVGSVLVMTPAGDGHDATLYFRATAGRDSEEFYANPEIGEFWVGPRPSLDEVSADLGLATADLGELDSVLDGVDASVLVVRDADSDLTRSLDERLGSPVGGAAATDDSPASDDVLARDLSELRLVKDPYEVNELRKAVEATGHGFDDVIADFDAVLAHPRGERIVEGTFNRRARADGNTVGYDTIAASGHHACILHWTRNDGAVQPGDLILIDAGVEVDSFYTADITRTLPVSGTFTDVQRMVYDAVLEAADAAFAIVKPGITFRQVHATAMQVIARKTAEWGFLPVSADESLQPDNQFHRRYMVHGTSHHLGLDVHDCAKARRELYIDGVVEAGMVFTIEPGLYFQQDDLTVPEEFRGIGVRIEDDILVTADGAENLSVGIPRTPSEVEGWIARTGR, from the coding sequence ATGGCCGACACCACTCCCCGCGCGACGAGCAACCGCTCCACCACTCCCGGCTCCTCGACCTTCAAGGACTTCATCGGGTCCCAGTGGGCCGAGCGTGACCGCCCGATCCCCGCGGCGCGCGAGCAGGCGCCGTTCGCTGCCGAGCGCCGCGCCGCGCTCTCGGCGCTGCACACCGGACGCACCATCGTCGTGCCGGCGGGCACCGCCAAGGTGCGCTCGAACGACTGCGACTACCCGTTCCGCCCGCACTCCGCGTTCGCGCACCTGACCGGCTGGGGCACCGACACGGTCGTCGGCTCCGTGCTCGTCATGACGCCGGCCGGCGACGGTCACGACGCCACCCTGTACTTCCGGGCGACCGCCGGGCGCGACTCCGAGGAGTTCTACGCCAACCCCGAGATCGGCGAGTTCTGGGTCGGCCCACGTCCGTCCCTCGACGAGGTGTCCGCCGACCTGGGGCTCGCGACGGCCGACCTCGGCGAGCTCGACAGTGTGCTCGACGGGGTCGATGCCTCGGTGCTGGTCGTACGCGACGCCGACAGTGACCTGACGCGGTCGCTCGACGAGCGCCTCGGCTCCCCGGTCGGCGGGGCCGCTGCCACCGACGACTCCCCCGCGTCGGACGACGTCCTGGCGCGCGACCTGTCCGAACTCCGGCTGGTCAAGGACCCGTACGAGGTCAACGAGCTCCGCAAGGCGGTCGAGGCCACCGGGCACGGCTTCGACGACGTGATCGCCGACTTCGACGCCGTGCTCGCGCACCCCCGCGGTGAGCGCATCGTCGAGGGCACCTTCAACCGCCGCGCACGCGCCGACGGCAACACCGTGGGCTACGACACGATCGCCGCCTCGGGCCACCACGCCTGCATCCTGCACTGGACCCGCAATGACGGGGCCGTGCAGCCGGGCGACCTGATCCTCATCGACGCCGGGGTCGAGGTCGACTCGTTCTACACGGCCGACATCACCCGCACGCTGCCGGTCAGCGGCACCTTCACCGACGTGCAGCGCATGGTCTACGACGCGGTGCTCGAAGCCGCCGACGCCGCGTTCGCGATCGTCAAGCCGGGCATCACCTTCCGCCAGGTCCACGCCACGGCGATGCAGGTCATCGCCCGCAAGACCGCCGAGTGGGGCTTCCTGCCCGTCTCCGCCGACGAGTCCCTGCAGCCGGACAACCAGTTCCACCGCCGGTACATGGTGCACGGCACCAGCCACCACCTCGGGCTCGACGTGCACGACTGCGCCAAGGCCCGTCGCGAGCTGTACATCGACGGGGTCGTCGAAGCCGGCATGGTGTTCACGATCGAGCCCGGCCTGTACTTCCAGCAGGACGACCTCACCGTGCCCGAGGAGTTCCGCGGCATCGGTGTCCGCATCGAGGACGACATCCTGGTGACCGCCGACGGTGCCGAGAACCTGTCCGTCGGCATCCCCCGGACCCCCTCGGAAGTGGAGGGGTGGATCGCCCGCACCGGACGCTAG
- a CDS encoding PHP domain-containing protein, giving the protein MPDPFIDLHTHSSVSDGTEPPAALVRAAAAAGLDGVALTDHDTTSGWSDAIDAVRGLPLTLVPGLELSTRVGYRSVHVLGYLVDPDDPGLVAETGRIRDGRLARARRMVDRIGQDHPITWDDVLVQARPGATIGRPHIADALVARGLESDRSAAFRGILHPASGYYEPHEAPSPLRGVELIRGAGGVPVIAHPAASSRGIVIDEPALRELVDAGLGGLEVDHRENLAHGKRTLLEWADRYGLFVTGSSDYHGTGKPNRLGEHRTARRSFDAIVTQATGADPVVGPGSRLS; this is encoded by the coding sequence GTGCCCGACCCGTTCATCGACTTGCACACGCACTCGAGTGTCTCCGACGGCACCGAGCCCCCTGCCGCGCTCGTCCGCGCGGCGGCGGCGGCCGGGCTCGACGGCGTGGCCCTCACCGACCACGACACCACGTCGGGCTGGTCCGACGCGATCGACGCCGTCCGTGGGCTCCCGCTCACCCTGGTCCCCGGCCTCGAGCTGAGCACCCGCGTCGGGTACCGCAGCGTCCACGTCCTCGGGTACCTGGTCGACCCCGACGACCCGGGCCTGGTCGCCGAGACCGGACGCATCCGCGACGGGCGCCTCGCACGCGCGCGTCGGATGGTCGACCGCATCGGGCAGGACCACCCGATCACGTGGGACGACGTCCTGGTACAGGCCCGTCCCGGTGCCACGATCGGCCGGCCGCACATCGCCGACGCGCTGGTGGCACGCGGCCTCGAGTCCGACCGCAGCGCCGCGTTCCGCGGGATCCTGCACCCGGCATCGGGCTACTACGAACCGCACGAGGCGCCGTCACCGCTCCGGGGCGTCGAACTCATCCGTGGTGCGGGTGGCGTCCCCGTGATCGCCCACCCGGCCGCCAGCTCGCGAGGCATCGTCATCGACGAGCCCGCACTGCGCGAACTCGTGGACGCGGGGCTCGGGGGCCTCGAGGTCGACCACCGGGAGAACCTCGCGCACGGCAAGCGCACGTTGCTCGAGTGGGCGGACCGCTACGGGCTGTTCGTCACGGGTTCGAGCGACTACCACGGCACCGGCAAGCCGAACCGGCTCGGGGAACACCGGACGGCGCGTCGGTCCTTCGACGCGATCGTCACGCAGGCCACCGGAGCGGACCCGGTGGTCGGCCCCGGTTCGCGCCTGTCCTGA
- a CDS encoding DEAD/DEAH box helicase: MTFSDLNIEQDIVDALAGKGIIEPFPIQEQTIPLALTGQDIIGQAKTGTGKTFGFGLPLIQRLGADPAHGVKALVVVPTRELAVQVTEDLEVATSNRPTTIVSIYGGKAYEGQIEQLKAGAQIVVGTPGRLIDLQRQRLLDLSHVQEVVLDEADRMLDLGFLSDIERIFQAVPDVRHTMLFSATMPAPIVALARRFMSRPVHIRATDPDEGLMQANIKHLIYRAHSLDKDEVIARILQAEGRGKTVIFTRTKRAAAKLVEELKDRGFNAAAVHGDLNQEQRERAMAAFKAGKRDVLIATDVAARGIDVDDVTHVINHTIPDDPDTYLHRAGRTGRAGKTGIAVTFVDWDDLHKWTLIDKALEFGIPEPVETYSSSPHLFEELDIPQGTKGRLPGSSSHAATAGTTERAVSRPPRQPREQGTSERSSDAPRRRTRSAGADRPAASATDSAPPVDSTGPDSSDGDGSAPKRRRRRRRRGAGSGDEATASAPQQTSDGE; the protein is encoded by the coding sequence TTGACTTTCTCAGACCTCAACATCGAGCAGGACATCGTCGATGCACTGGCCGGCAAGGGCATCATCGAGCCCTTCCCGATCCAGGAGCAGACGATCCCGCTCGCCCTCACCGGCCAGGACATCATCGGCCAGGCCAAGACGGGCACCGGCAAGACCTTCGGGTTCGGCCTGCCCCTGATCCAGCGCCTCGGCGCCGACCCCGCGCACGGCGTGAAGGCCCTCGTGGTCGTCCCGACCCGTGAACTCGCGGTCCAGGTGACCGAGGACCTCGAAGTGGCGACCTCGAACCGCCCCACCACGATCGTCTCGATCTACGGCGGCAAGGCGTACGAGGGCCAGATCGAGCAGCTCAAGGCCGGCGCGCAGATCGTCGTCGGCACCCCCGGGCGCCTGATCGACCTGCAGCGCCAGCGACTGCTCGACCTCTCCCACGTGCAGGAAGTCGTCCTCGACGAGGCCGACCGCATGCTCGACCTGGGGTTCCTGTCGGACATCGAGCGGATCTTCCAGGCCGTGCCGGACGTTCGCCACACCATGCTCTTCTCGGCGACCATGCCCGCGCCGATCGTCGCGCTCGCCCGTCGCTTCATGAGCCGGCCGGTCCACATCCGCGCGACGGACCCGGACGAAGGCCTCATGCAGGCCAACATCAAGCACCTCATCTACCGCGCGCACTCGCTCGACAAGGACGAGGTCATCGCCCGCATCCTGCAGGCCGAGGGCCGCGGCAAGACCGTGATCTTCACTCGCACCAAGCGTGCCGCGGCGAAGCTCGTCGAAGAGCTGAAGGACCGCGGGTTCAACGCCGCAGCGGTCCACGGCGACCTCAACCAGGAGCAGCGCGAGCGTGCGATGGCGGCGTTCAAGGCCGGCAAGCGCGACGTGCTCATCGCCACCGACGTCGCAGCGCGCGGCATCGACGTGGACGACGTCACCCACGTGATCAACCACACGATCCCGGACGACCCGGACACGTACCTGCACCGTGCCGGACGCACCGGTCGCGCGGGCAAGACCGGCATCGCGGTCACGTTCGTCGACTGGGACGACCTGCACAAGTGGACGCTGATCGACAAGGCCCTCGAGTTCGGCATCCCCGAGCCCGTCGAGACCTACTCGTCGTCGCCGCACCTGTTCGAGGAGCTCGACATCCCCCAGGGCACGAAGGGCCGCCTGCCCGGCTCCTCGTCGCACGCCGCCACCGCGGGCACGACGGAGCGCGCCGTGTCCCGCCCGCCGCGTCAGCCGCGCGAGCAGGGCACGTCCGAGCGGTCGAGTGACGCACCGCGTCGCCGCACTCGGAGCGCAGGCGCGGATCGGCCCGCGGCCTCGGCCACCGACTCCGCGCCCCCGGTCGACAGCACGGGTCCGGACAGCTCCGACGGCGACGGTTCCGCACCGAAGCGTCGCCGCCGCCGCCGCCGTCGCGGAGCCGGCTCGGGGGACGAGGCGACCGCCTCGGCACCGCAGCAGACCTCGGACGGCGAGTAG
- a CDS encoding ferritin-like fold-containing protein — MVSWWNRKRAAQLAAQWLASRNPKSATQTERLQLDDVSPELDVYLGQAAYLQLSLYETMGRAGAGAPTLSGRLVTGVLATTALERHRSIVAEIERTGADPAELMAPHRQAIDRFVERTSGADWYESMLTGYVTAGILNDLFANLLRSLPSDVQQRLKTVFDPREEAAVVEELSARIDEEPLVSSRLAMWGRRLVGDTLLVARSALASHAREDQSRLEPVWTELIAAHTRRMDALGLTA; from the coding sequence GTGGTGTCGTGGTGGAACCGGAAGCGCGCGGCGCAGCTCGCAGCCCAGTGGCTCGCGTCGCGGAACCCGAAGAGCGCCACCCAGACCGAGCGTCTGCAGCTCGACGACGTCAGTCCCGAGCTCGACGTGTACCTGGGCCAAGCGGCCTACCTGCAGCTCTCGCTCTACGAGACGATGGGCCGTGCCGGTGCCGGAGCGCCGACGCTGTCCGGACGGCTCGTCACGGGCGTGCTGGCGACGACCGCCCTCGAACGGCACCGGTCGATCGTGGCCGAGATCGAACGCACCGGCGCAGACCCGGCCGAGCTGATGGCGCCGCACCGTCAGGCCATCGACCGGTTCGTCGAGCGCACCAGTGGTGCGGACTGGTACGAGTCGATGCTGACCGGCTACGTGACGGCGGGCATCCTCAACGACCTGTTCGCCAACCTGCTGCGCTCGCTCCCGAGCGACGTACAGCAGCGCCTGAAGACCGTGTTCGACCCGCGCGAAGAAGCGGCGGTGGTCGAGGAACTCAGCGCCCGGATCGACGAGGAACCCCTCGTGTCGTCGCGTCTGGCGATGTGGGGCCGGCGGCTCGTCGGCGACACGCTGCTGGTCGCCCGCTCGGCGCTGGCGTCGCATGCGCGCGAGGACCAGTCACGGCTCGAGCCGGTGTGGACCGAGCTGATCGCGGCCCACACCCGCCGCATGGACGCGCTCGGTCTGACCGCCTGA
- a CDS encoding DUF3107 domain-containing protein translates to MDIKIGIINSPREIAFETKQTADEIEKAVSDALSSGATHLTLQDDKGRKFIVPSVSLAYVEFGAEEARRIGFVA, encoded by the coding sequence GTGGACATCAAGATCGGCATCATCAACAGCCCGCGCGAGATCGCCTTCGAGACGAAGCAGACCGCAGACGAGATCGAGAAGGCCGTCTCGGACGCGCTCTCCTCCGGTGCGACGCACCTCACGCTGCAGGACGACAAGGGCCGCAAGTTCATCGTCCCCTCGGTGTCACTCGCCTACGTCGAGTTCGGCGCCGAAGAGGCCCGTCGCATCGGCTTCGTCGCGTAG